The nucleotide sequence GAGTATTGCCGACTCAAATCATTGTCCCCTGCGTACAGCGCAGGAGGAAGTATAAACATACTTAAACCCAATAAAGCAGTGCGTTTGAACATAACAACCCCTATCTTTTCATTTATGTTATTCATAATAAATACCATAATTGAACCCTGGCACGCATGCATTCAATCAGTTATTTCCCTCTTAACTCACCCAACTTATTCCACACATCCGGTGTCAAGAAAGTGACCACCAGTTTATTTAAATCCACATAACGCAGCACACCTTTAAGCTGACTTTTCATTTCAGGATTTTCTAAAATTTCCTCACCGGTAATCCGTCCAAGTTCCTGAAAACTGTCACCCACCGCTTGTACGCCTTCCGCAGCAATTACCGCTTTGGTCTGTGCAGAACATTGCTCTACCAATATACGCTGCAATACTTGGGCTAAATTTTTATCCAGCTGGGTTCTTTGTGCTTCATTCACATTACTGAATTTCTTCAATTCCGGATGTGCAGATAAGGCAACAAAGGTCCATTGCAGCACCGTTGTTTTATCTGCTGCCGTGGTGGATTTCACCAGACAGTTACTCAGCTGCTCGACGGTTGGCCCCGCAATAGCCATTTGGGTGGTAGCCATCAAGGCCATTGCCATTAATCCCCACCGAATTTTAGCTGTAAATCTGCGACGGATAACCTCAGTTTGGCGTGACATAAGCGAATCTCTTTTTTAACAATCAGCTACTTTGTATCATAGACTCGCACCTTGCCCGTGTTATTACTCTGTAATTTATGGCAATACACAAGCCACGGGCAAAAGACCGATATCTGATTAGGTGTATTGAGTGTAAATGTGAGTTTGAGATTAGAAATCCCCGTCTCTGTTCAGCATTTTTTAAGACGCCACTTTAAAAAAAAGGCGAGTGAAAGCATCCTCAGAATGTATTTTAAGGATGCTCGAAAGAGGATGGATTAAGAAGGAAAAAATAGTCCTACTTCACCTGCCTGAGCATATTCTTTGCTCCGGCATGATTATAATTATTGGCCAGGTTTTGCAAAATTTTTACCGCCTGACCTTTGGCATTGGAAAAACGGCTGCTATAACTCGGCACACTGGTTAAACAGCGCGCTACCAGCATCCCTGATTCAGTATAGACACGTGTTCCCTCTGTGCCCTGCAATTTGCCATAGTTATAGGCACGCTGGGCGTTGTTACAGGCATTATTCAGATTCTTACCGCTATTAATATCACGTCGCGCTGCCACATAGATTTTCATCTGATGTTGTTGCGGTGTTTCTGCTACCGCAGCTCGAGCTGATGCCGCTGCTAGCTGCTTTTTCTCTGCTTCTTTTTTCTCAAGCTCTTTTCTTTCTAATTCCTTTCGCTCTAATTCTTTACGTGCTGATTCCTTCAGCTCATTTGTCGTCTTTGCGGCAGGAGTCTTAGGAGAAGTCGTGCTTTTTATCGATGCAGGTGTGGTTTTCTCCACAGCAACCCTGGCTTTAGTTGGACGATAAAAGTTTTTTGCTTGAGAAAGACTCATGACCTGGGTGAATAGTCGAACACTACGTGTCTGGCTAGTTTTATCAACTTGTCGTTCAGAAATTGGCTCAATCGAGACAATCCAGCTTTCAGTCAGGTCATCCATACGACACTGATAGGCACCACTACCTTGTACAACACCCCGATTGGCACTCAGGCGTTTACGCTGGGCAACATCTGCCACTGCACTAAAATTACTTTTATACAGCAGTGAAAATTTACCACCCTGTTCATGACAATATTGCGTCAGTATCGAACGCGGATACATGGCCTGAGTCGTGTTATTTTTCTGAGCTTGTCCCCAAAGATAAACATAATCTTTTGCACTACCATCACGTTGATTCAAAGCCCGTTTGGCAATTAGTTCTTCCGGACTGGCAAAAGGATGTAACACCTCTGATTTCAACCGATTCACGCTATTACATCCAGCTAAAGCTGCTGCCCCTATTATTAGAATTATTACTTTTAGCTTCACAGCAAATATCTCAACCCCAAAATCCCGTATAACATAGCTTAAATAGCACAAAACAACAAACACAAGATATTGATAACTATAATATTTAAATGGTAAAAAGGCACATATCAGCCTCAACTTTGCTGATTATGCCAAGCTTCATGTGATAAAAATTGACACAAGTATCATTTTTAAATCAGTTCAAATAATAAACAATTCCATTCAGGACTCAAGAAAAAGATAGAAAAAACACATAAAAAACCGAAGAAGGCGGTGAGTCCTTCTCCGGCGGCTTATTCAGGGAACGCTACAGACCTTTATTATAATGGGTAATAAATTTACCTTTTATCCGCTATAACATTGCCTGAACAAGATCAGCATAAGAATAATTTCCTCAACGTACATTTGTTATTTTTATACGTCAAACCACCGGAAATTAAACGCCATCTTGGCTGGCCCTTAGGATTTTAGACAAGAAAAAAATATCTGAATACCCCAATATTGGGAGGTTCTGACACGATTTACCCAAGTCATCTGACCAACGGTCAGATCGATATTTTCCATTGGATTTTGTAAATTAACTCGCCCTAAAAAAAGCCAAACCTAAAACTGTTTGGCTGATAAAGCAGGATAATAATATGAGAAAAAATTAATCAATATGTGATTCAAATGCTTTTAAGCGTTTATAGATCGACATCAGTTCAATAATCGTCGGCCAAGACAGAATCAGATACTGGAAAGATTCCCGCACTTTGCCAAATACATTCAGGATTTGCATCATCAAACCAAGAGTAATTGCCCCTGCTGCAATACTTGGAAACAGAATAAATAATCCGTAAATATTGTCTAACTGCAAGTACCAGATCCGAACCATGTTGAAATAAGCATAGTGAAAATATAACCGGAAATAATTCCAGCGTACCCGGCTAAACAGTTCTTGTAATGTCAGCGGATGTGCGCGATCAGCATAGTCTTCGCCATAGACCAGCTCTTTACGATAGGCTGCCTCAACTTTCTGGTTATTGAACTCCAGTCCGGGCAATTTCATTCCCACGACCATTAAAATGACCGTACCCAATACCGCCCAGCCGATCGAGGCCCACATTAAAGCATGCGGTATTTCCCCTACAATCGGTAAAACTTTCACATGACTAGAGAGCTGATATAAGATCGGCAGGAATGCCATCAGCAACATCAGCGCTTCGATCAAGGAAACACTTAACTGCTCCGTGGTTTTGGCAAAGCGCATGGTATCTTCCTGGATACGTTGTGATGCACCTTCAATATGACGTAACTGCTCCCAATGTGCGGTGTAATAATCATTCATCGCGGTACGCCAGCGGAAGACATAATGGCTGACAAAAAACAGGTTAAATACCGCTAAAGTGACATAAACCATCGCAATATAAATAAAGGTTAATGCGCCTTGATACAGCAATGAAACATCCCCACCACCCTTAGTGAGCATTTGTTGAATCTGATCATAAAACGGGCTATACCATTCGTTTAATACGACATTGACCTGTACCCCGAACCAGATATTAAACAGAATAAATGCCGAGCCCCAGACCGACCAGCGCTGCCATCGGTGTCTGGCTTTCCATTGCCAGAACAGCGCAAATATCGTAGTTGCAATGAAATACCAGAGATAGAACCAGATGAATTGAGCTGACCAGAAACGCCCGATACCGATTGTAAGCTTTTCATCAAAATAATTTTCAGGAAAACCCAGATAGGTTCCCCATCCTGATCCGCCACTATGCCAAAGCACAAGATTAATGATAAACCATAAAATCAGGCTGCTAAAAAACCAGATGGGTTGCGGGAAAAATGACTTAAACATACCGACCCAGTTCTCCTTATGTCTCTTGGTCATCCAAATGACGCCTAGTTTATTCTTATTTTAGATTTTTACTGTTATAAAGCATTAATTTTCAATTTAGTGTAAAAAAGGATAGAAGGATATCAAGTCTCTAGAAACTTATTTTTATCATTCAGCTCTGCGTTATGATTTTCCTTATATTCTCGATTTTTATCATTCAGTAGAGCGATACCAAAAAACAGAAAAATCATCATGTTTTTGACCTTTCGTTATTTTGATAAAATTTTTATGCCTGTTATCTGTCGGGTTTATGTAAAAGAGCCTTATGCTTCCGAGCACTGCGAGAATAGGATGAAAATCAGCCATACTGCATGTCTTCTAGGTATCTTTAATCTAAATAGAGCACTTCTCCCTATTTGAATAAGTCATTGATCAAGTTCTCAGTTTTTGAAGAAACAGTTAAATTTTCAAAAATCATGCTATGATTTAATTATCGAAAAGTAATCTTATTTTGGAAAAAACTATGGAAAGTTCGGTAATTGAATTACTTAAACCGGTGACTCTAGAAAAAGAAAACTGCGCCCCTATTAGTTTTGAAGCAGGTACTGTTTTGAAAGTGGTCATGCAGACTCCAACCAGTCTTCTGGTCAGTAATGATGATGATTTTAACTTTACCATTCCGTTAAAAGACGAAAATGAAGTGTGGCGAGAAATCTGAGTATTTTTCTTTCATGCAAATAGACGGGTTGTATCTGAGTTTGGTTTCTTAACTTTATATGATACGACCCTGAGCTTCTCTCTACTTTAATTGCTCTTTCATTATTTTTTCAAGAAATTATTTCTTCCCTTTTCTCTCATCATTTACTGCTGTTAAATTGACTCATCCATTTGAGCAAAAAATTAATTGAAACTTCTCTAATTTTTTCGGTCTATATAAGATCATTAATTCTCTATTTTTCCGGTTTTGTATCTGCTCTGTGATGACCATACCACGTTTAAATCTCTCATCTTTGTTTAGCGCAACTTCATCTAATATACTACGCTTTGATTCAAAGAAGAATATTCAAATTATTTTCAGCGTTAGTCATAGAAATGATATTCGTCTTGCTTCGTTTTTTTATCCTTTGATAAAATTCATCAATAAGATTTAAAAATTAATCTGAGATGCTAAATTAAGAGGCTGTTTAAATTGTATAGCTCTGCAATTGGTCCCAAGAAAATTTGATAATACGAAATTTCCCTCTAGCCAATATTAGTATTTTTTCTTTTAAGACAGCTCAGCCAATCTTAAAAATTATTAATTTTCATAAACTTAAGTTAAATATTTTAATTATATATACCTGATTTATAAATTTATTTAGATTATTCTATTTAAAAAGATCTCAAAATTACATCTCCCTCATATATTTAAAAATAAAAAAATAAATTAATAATAAATACTATATTCTAAAAAATTAATTAAAAAATACATATTCAAAAATAAAGATTAAATAATAAATCTTATTATTTAAAATCCTGAAAAACAATCAATCCAAGAAAATCTTAAAATATAAAATTCTCATAATTTATTTTTAAAATTTATTAACAATACTGGATTTCTACCAAAATATTTCTAAATCTTACAAAGTAACTGTACTTGTTAAAAGTGTTTCGTTTCTGCACTTAAAGCCAGTCTGTTAAATGAAATATGTTATAAATTTAATCAGATCAATGATCATTCAGGTAATTTTAACTTTTAAATCAATTTAATTTCAGAGGCTTAGGTAGTATTTATGTCGATTCTCAAAGAAGATCAAGACCTAGAAGATTCACTTGCTACATCTTCTTATATATTACCTCAAGTGATTTTAAATCAGCTCAAACCTATTATTTATTCTCACAAACTTGTTTTATTTATTGATATTGATGGAACCATTTCTGAATTCCACCCAGATCCAGCAAAAAGTATAATTAAGAGCGGAACCTTAAATACCTTAAAAGAGTTACAACAATATATTCAGCTAATATTAGTGACCGGTCGCTCAATTGCACAAGCCCAAAAACTTATTTATCCATTTGACTGGAATATTGCCGGTTCTCACGGTCTGGAATTAAGCTATCAATCGCGTTTAAGCAAGTTAATTGATTTAAATCCTGAACAGTTTGAATTATTAAAAAATTATATTACAGAACATAGTAATAATATTCCTCAGACTCGAATAGAAATTAAAGACTATTCAGTCGCCCTGCATTTTCGTGAACATCCCTATTTAGAGCATCAAGTGCATGCATTTGCCTTGAATTGTCTTACTCATTTTCAGGATTTTGAACTTAAGGCTGGAAAGTTTGTATTCGAACTGGTGCCCAAAGGGGCAAATAAAGGTTCAGCCATCCAGCAAATCATTCAGCAATATCACTTAAGTGATCATTACCCCATTTTTATCGGAGATGACCTGACCGACGAAGCCGGTTTTCAAGTCATCAACACATTCAAAGGCTGCTCTATCAAAGTCGGTACAGGCAACACCGTGGCACAACATCGCCTCGAAAACGTGACTCAAGTACAGGCTTTTCTAGCAGAATTTCTAGAAATACTGAAAGCACAACAACAATTATTATTGGAGAAATTACATGTCGAAACTCATAGTGTTATCAAATCGTGTAAATCTACCTAAGTCAGACAATACCCAGGCAGGTGGATTAGCGGTGGCATTGCAGGATGCTTTGCAGGATATAGGCGGTATCTGGGTTGGCTGGAATGGATCCCGAGTTGACCAGACGAAAGAGCAGAAGTTTCAAATCCTGAAGCATCAAAATGTTGAATATCACACGAGTCCATTGACTGAATCCCAATATCAAGGTTTTTATTGTGGTTTTGCCAACAATGCATTATGGCCACTGATGCACGATCAGCATCAACTTGTAGATTATCAGCCGCAGGATTTTAAGATCTATCAGGATGTCAATTTACGCTTTGCCAAGCACCTGAAACAGGTAGCATCTCCACATGATATTATCTGGATCCATGATTATCATTTTTTAAGCGTGGCGCATTATTGCCGTAAACTGGGCATGCGTAACCGTATTGGCTTTTTCCTGCATATTCCCTTTCCTGAACTAAGGCTCTGGCAGACTTTACCCGCCCATCGCGATTTGGCACATCATTTGGCCAACTACGATGTACTGGGTTTGCAGACCTCTCGCGATCAGGAAAACTGTTTAAATTTCCTTGAACAGACCTTAAAAGTGCAGCATCGTCACAATGAAATCCTGAATTATCAATCTCGAAAGATTCATGTGAAATGCTATCCGATTGGTGTGCATCCTGTGCAACTACAGAATCAGGCCTCAGATACCCATCTGGAAAAGCTTCCCTTTGATCTGGATACAGTGCAGCCTTATAAAACCATCATTTCAGTTGACCGGATTGATTATAGTAAAGGCTTATTGGAGAAAATCGGATCGTTGCAGAGCTTGCTGGAAGATCAACCGGAGTTTAAAAATCAATTCCAGCAATTACAAATTGCCTGCCCATGCCGACTGGATGTAAAAACCTATAAGAACCTGTATACGCAATTTAAAGCTGCCGTGCATGAACTCAATAGCCAGCATGGCACAACGGACTGGTTACCCTTTGATTGCAGCTATGACACCTTGGGTCATGAAGCCTTGATGCAACTGTATCGTAAGGCTGATATTTGCTGGGTAAATTCGATCCGGGATGGTATGAATCTGGTCGCCAAGGAATATATTGCTGCACAGGATCCTTTAGATCCGGGTGTCTTGATTCTATCTAAATATGCCGGTGCTGCTGAACAAATGAAAGAAGCCTTACTGGTCGATCCTTATGAGCATGACAGTATGGCTAAAGCTTTGAAGAAGGCGCTGCGCATGTCTAAATCAGAACGTTTAGAGCGCTATCGTTATTTAAGCCAAGGCTTGAAAAATTTCGATATTATTCGCTGGCGTGATCAGTTTATTACTGACCTGAAAAACTCACAAAGCTTGCGGATCTATCGTCCGGTGGCTGCAGGAGTTTCAAACCAGTTCAGTATGCATGCCTAAATTTTTAAGTAAAAAAAAACACCAGCATTAAGCTGGTGTTTCATTTTGAAGAGGAGCCACAATCTCTTCGCTTTGTTGTACTTCGCTTGGGTCTGCAGTGAAATGATTCAAAATCACAATACTCAATAGACCAATCGCAATCACGCTAAATACTAAGCTCAATCCGATGATTTCACTACCGAAGCCAACCAATGCCGGTCCAATCAATGAACCTGTATAGGCAAATACCGATACATAAGACAATGCCACATGTGAAGCCAAAGTTTTCTGACGTCCTGCACGGGAAAACATCAGCGGTACAATATTGGCACTACCTAAACCTAAAATCGCATAACCTACCAATACCACCTGCCAGACTGGGGCAAAAACCACGGTTAATAAACCGGTTGCAGCCAAGAGTGCGCTTAATAGAATTGTATTTTTTTCACCAAACTGCTGAATAATCAAGTGACCGCTAAAACGTCCCAACACCATCAAACCCGCAAAGAAACTATAAGCCAAACCGGTTTGCGCCGCAGGCAGGCTGAACTCAGTAGCAAGATAAATACCACTCCAGTCCATGGCGGCACCTTCCGAAAGGAAAGCCACAAAACAGATCAGACCAATACCTAAAATTGCCCAGGTCGGTGCTGCTTTTTTTACCGGTTGTTCTGGTGATGTTTCTTCTACCGCTGTTTTTGGCTCAGCACCCAAACTTAAAGGAACAGCGAATAAGGCAATAAGCAGCAAAATTACACTGACAATCACCGCACCGGTTAAAGGCGCCAAGCCAAGTCCCATTAACATGGTCATGCCCAGTACGCCTGCCAGACCACCTAAACTACACACTCCATGAAAACCCGACATTAAACTTTTACCGAGTTTTTTCTCAATCTGTGCAGCCTGGATATTGACAGTCACGCCCAAAGCACCGGCACTGGCACCAAAGAAAAACAGGCTGATTGCCATCATTAAATGATTCGGACTATAAGCCAGAGCAGGCAAAATAAATAAAAATGCACTGAGAATTACGGCCAAAACAGCACGGCAACCCAAGGCATTGGCCAGTCGACCGGCCAGCGGCATCGCCAGCATTGAACCGATTCCGGCACACAGCAATAACAGGCCAAAATCAGCATGATTTAATAACAGGCGCTGCTGTGCATATGGAATTAAGGGTGCCCAAGCCGCAGTACTAAAGCCCAAGCTAAAGAAGCATAACGCAGTCGCTATTTTCTGCCATAGATATGGTGATGGAGACTGAATTCGAGAAAGCAGTGTTTGATTGAACATTGTATTACCAAAAAAGAAGGCTCAGGCATCCATTACCGTTCATCCATAGAAAAACCCCACAGACTTATAGCTAGAATGTATAAGTTTGCGGGGCTGAATTTGCGTGAATTATAAACAGAATAAATTTAAATGGAATAGTTTTTAGACACGAATTTTAAGATTTTTTACAAGTGTCTGATTGTATAAAATTTATAGTTTTATGCTTTTATTTGCACAGGCTGATCGGTTTTTTCGCGGCCTGCTTAAGCTCAAGTTTTTGCAGAAAATGGGCAAAACCTGCAGCAATTTTTGAGCTAAGACGACTGCTGGTAGTGACTCTCAGCTGATTCGACCAGACAATCTGCGCGTCAGCTTTTTCTAAACGACGGATGAAATCGACATCTTCATGACAGTCCAGTTGCTGAAACCCATTGACCTGTATATAAGCCGAAGCTTTAAAACACAGGTTTGCGCCATGAACATGCCGATGTCCCATGCTGTCCTGATAATGTCGGAGATAAGCCTGACGGGTTTTCCGGCTTAAATGATCCCATTGATCCAGCTCAACCACACCACAAATCGCATCGGTGGGTTGATGCTGTAACATCATCTGAAACCAGTCACACTGTACGAATGAATCGGCATCGGTACAGCAAATCCAGTCACAGCCCTGCTCGATCATTTGCTGAATCCCCAAATGGCGTGCCTTACCGACATTTCGGAAGTCGCAGCTCATAGCCGGAATGTTCATTTGCTGAACTTTAAGTGCGGTGCTATCGGTACAATGGTCCAAGACCACGAGAATATGAATTTCAGGAAGATTTTCTATTGTTTTAAAGTATTGAAAAAAATAAGTTTGTGCTGATTTTAAGGCTAACAGGCAGCGTTCGATATAGGCTTCTTCATTACAGGCCGGAATTACCACACCGATTTTTTTCATCTTAAGCCCTCCTGCTCTGCTACGGATTGCGCTGAATTCAGCCACAGATCTATCAAAAAATCGGAGTCCTGCAAGCTTAAACGATGTGCATAGTTTAAATGCGCTTTGAGATACTGATGGACATCTTCACCATTTAAGCTAAATCCCGAGATCGGCGCGCGCCAATGACAACTCAAGATACATCCGCCCGGTTCCAGCGCAGTATGCAACCATGTCAGCACCTGTTGCAGTGCAGTCAGGTTCAGATAATATAAAATCTCACTGACGACAATGAGCTGAAATTTTTGTTTGGGCAACTCATCTGGTACGATATGCTGTAGAACCTGTACATGCTGATAAGCTTGTAGACGCTGCTGTGCCAAGTGGATCGCAGTATCATTGGCATCCAGACACATTAAGCTATTTGTCCGCTGCGCCAGTTCCTGACTGAAGATGCCGTTACTGCAACCAATTTCAATCGCGGAGTCAAACTGCAAGCTTGGCAAGACCGCCAGACAAATCTGCCGTTTGCGCTGTTCATACCAACGCTGTTCATATTGCCAGGGGTCTCCCTGATTCAGTGCATATAAGGCATCGAAATATTCCTGATCATAGGCTGCTTTACTGTTCATACAGATATACCTCCCAGGGCTGTAAAATACGTTGCAATGCCTGCTCTGGCAGAATCGGTGATTCATCTATTGTCGGATCAAGCTCGATCTGGCTCTTAAAACACCGCGCAGCTCGAGACTTATATTGTAATTCTTCCTCAGTTAATTTGAGTTGATGAGCGACGGTCCAGGGAATTCTGGTATCTCCAGGTGTTGCCCAATGCCATGCCCAAATCAGGACCTGAATACAGGTTAAATTAAGCTCAGTGGCCAGCTGCTGTGTGACCTGCCCCGTAATTTCATGATCTGGATGTCCATCATGAACAAATGTGCTAATTAACACATCATTCGGTTGCAGATAAGATTGCAGGTGCTGTTGCAACACATCCCGCTGTTCGGCCACCTTGCCATCTTGAATATCTAAAGCGATCCGCAAAATATTCTGTTTTAAAGGTAACGCTTCTAAAGCTGCTCGCGTTTCAGCAGGACGAATCTGGTTCAACTCTTCGGGAGTATACAGACTAGAGCCGGGATGACTGGCTGTCCCATTGGTAACGGCAAAAAGTATGATCTGATAGCCAAGTTTGTCCAGACGCTGAATCAGGCCTCCACAGCCCAAAATTTCATCATCAGGATGAGGGGCAATGATGCAGACTCTGGCATCTAGAGGAATAACCTTAGGAATATCAAATTCCGGCATCTGTTGCAGGATCTGACAGGAACGCCATTCTTCAAGTCTTGTGCCTTCACCATGGATGACACGATCCCCTACAATCTCATGTCTTATAACGTCCATAATTGTTCCTCCTGTGCAGTCAGCTCGCCAATCCGCTCCAAGTCAAATGCAGCATGACTTTGACGAATAAATACCGGAAGATCTGCTGCAAGCCGAGCGAAATGCGGATGCTCACAATACGGCCCAGCACCAAGTGCCTTACCTACATGAGTTAGTACATTTAAGGCAGTCGCTTCCACCTGAGCACGTAGGCTACGAATCTTTAACTCATGTGCGTGTTGCGGTTGCTGATCAATCAATTCAGCAACTTGATAAAATAAGGACTGTGTCGCTAAAAGCTCCCGACTAATTTCACCGAGATACATGGCTTTATAGGCATGCGGTTTGAGCAAGAACGTCTGCCTTAAATATTCAGCCAAACGCACGGTTGCGCCATACCAGCACGCAGCCACACCTGCGGCACCGTGCCAGAATCCGGGCCGATCCAGATAGGCATCCGGAGCTGCGACTTTTTCTACCTCGACCTGATCCAGTTCCAGCCGGGCAGTCACGGTATGCTGCATGCCCACTGCCTGCCAGGCATCCTGATGATGCTGAATGCCTTCTTGCGACAAATCTAGAATCAGTAATTGGGATTGTTGCTGCTCATCACGGTGAGTCAGCAGACCGTGTTGCACCCAGACCGATGCAGAACACCAAGGCTTAATTCCGCTTAGCTTTCCTGCTTGCAATGTTAAAGGTTTGGGTCCACCTTCTGCCGCCCATACTGCCCATAGGCCTTTTTGTTCTACCGGAATATT is from Acinetobacter lwoffii and encodes:
- the sbmA gene encoding peptide antibiotic transporter SbmA, whose translation is MFKSFFPQPIWFFSSLILWFIINLVLWHSGGSGWGTYLGFPENYFDEKLTIGIGRFWSAQFIWFYLWYFIATTIFALFWQWKARHRWQRWSVWGSAFILFNIWFGVQVNVVLNEWYSPFYDQIQQMLTKGGGDVSLLYQGALTFIYIAMVYVTLAVFNLFFVSHYVFRWRTAMNDYYTAHWEQLRHIEGASQRIQEDTMRFAKTTEQLSVSLIEALMLLMAFLPILYQLSSHVKVLPIVGEIPHALMWASIGWAVLGTVILMVVGMKLPGLEFNNQKVEAAYRKELVYGEDYADRAHPLTLQELFSRVRWNYFRLYFHYAYFNMVRIWYLQLDNIYGLFILFPSIAAGAITLGLMMQILNVFGKVRESFQYLILSWPTIIELMSIYKRLKAFESHID
- the otsB gene encoding trehalose-phosphatase, translated to MSILKEDQDLEDSLATSSYILPQVILNQLKPIIYSHKLVLFIDIDGTISEFHPDPAKSIIKSGTLNTLKELQQYIQLILVTGRSIAQAQKLIYPFDWNIAGSHGLELSYQSRLSKLIDLNPEQFELLKNYITEHSNNIPQTRIEIKDYSVALHFREHPYLEHQVHAFALNCLTHFQDFELKAGKFVFELVPKGANKGSAIQQIIQQYHLSDHYPIFIGDDLTDEAGFQVINTFKGCSIKVGTGNTVAQHRLENVTQVQAFLAEFLEILKAQQQLLLEKLHVETHSVIKSCKST
- a CDS encoding alpha,alpha-trehalose-phosphate synthase (UDP-forming), yielding MSKLIVLSNRVNLPKSDNTQAGGLAVALQDALQDIGGIWVGWNGSRVDQTKEQKFQILKHQNVEYHTSPLTESQYQGFYCGFANNALWPLMHDQHQLVDYQPQDFKIYQDVNLRFAKHLKQVASPHDIIWIHDYHFLSVAHYCRKLGMRNRIGFFLHIPFPELRLWQTLPAHRDLAHHLANYDVLGLQTSRDQENCLNFLEQTLKVQHRHNEILNYQSRKIHVKCYPIGVHPVQLQNQASDTHLEKLPFDLDTVQPYKTIISVDRIDYSKGLLEKIGSLQSLLEDQPEFKNQFQQLQIACPCRLDVKTYKNLYTQFKAAVHELNSQHGTTDWLPFDCSYDTLGHEALMQLYRKADICWVNSIRDGMNLVAKEYIAAQDPLDPGVLILSKYAGAAEQMKEALLVDPYEHDSMAKALKKALRMSKSERLERYRYLSQGLKNFDIIRWRDQFITDLKNSQSLRIYRPVAAGVSNQFSMHA
- a CDS encoding MFS transporter, encoding MFNQTLLSRIQSPSPYLWQKIATALCFFSLGFSTAAWAPLIPYAQQRLLLNHADFGLLLLCAGIGSMLAMPLAGRLANALGCRAVLAVILSAFLFILPALAYSPNHLMMAISLFFFGASAGALGVTVNIQAAQIEKKLGKSLMSGFHGVCSLGGLAGVLGMTMLMGLGLAPLTGAVIVSVILLLIALFAVPLSLGAEPKTAVEETSPEQPVKKAAPTWAILGIGLICFVAFLSEGAAMDWSGIYLATEFSLPAAQTGLAYSFFAGLMVLGRFSGHLIIQQFGEKNTILLSALLAATGLLTVVFAPVWQVVLVGYAILGLGSANIVPLMFSRAGRQKTLASHVALSYVSVFAYTGSLIGPALVGFGSEIIGLSLVFSVIAIGLLSIVILNHFTADPSEVQQSEEIVAPLQNETPA
- a CDS encoding glycosyltransferase — protein: MKKIGVVIPACNEEAYIERCLLALKSAQTYFFQYFKTIENLPEIHILVVLDHCTDSTALKVQQMNIPAMSCDFRNVGKARHLGIQQMIEQGCDWICCTDADSFVQCDWFQMMLQHQPTDAICGVVELDQWDHLSRKTRQAYLRHYQDSMGHRHVHGANLCFKASAYIQVNGFQQLDCHEDVDFIRRLEKADAQIVWSNQLRVTTSSRLSSKIAAGFAHFLQKLELKQAAKKPISLCK
- a CDS encoding class I SAM-dependent DNA methyltransferase, yielding MNSKAAYDQEYFDALYALNQGDPWQYEQRWYEQRKRQICLAVLPSLQFDSAIEIGCSNGIFSQELAQRTNSLMCLDANDTAIHLAQQRLQAYQHVQVLQHIVPDELPKQKFQLIVVSEILYYLNLTALQQVLTWLHTALEPGGCILSCHWRAPISGFSLNGEDVHQYLKAHLNYAHRLSLQDSDFLIDLWLNSAQSVAEQEGLR
- a CDS encoding PIG-L deacetylase family protein, which translates into the protein MDVIRHEIVGDRVIHGEGTRLEEWRSCQILQQMPEFDIPKVIPLDARVCIIAPHPDDEILGCGGLIQRLDKLGYQIILFAVTNGTASHPGSSLYTPEELNQIRPAETRAALEALPLKQNILRIALDIQDGKVAEQRDVLQQHLQSYLQPNDVLISTFVHDGHPDHEITGQVTQQLATELNLTCIQVLIWAWHWATPGDTRIPWTVAHQLKLTEEELQYKSRAARCFKSQIELDPTIDESPILPEQALQRILQPWEVYLYEQ